GTCAGGGAGATCAGGGGATCCAGGTCCCAGAGCCAGTGAGGTTCCATCAATGCCATCCCAGACATGGAGGCAGCACGATGGTGGCCACTGCGGCTGCAAGGCCTGGTGCTACTGTGGGGCTGCGCCATGGGCAGGGGGATCAACCCATTCCCAGGATCCTTGTCCTGGATCCATGCCCAGAGTTCATTATCTGTATCTGTCTAGCACTCCCTGCCGCAGGTGCACAcaggaattttaaaatcaagGTCTCTCTCATCTAGGAAAAAGGTACAGGGTTTTCTAACCTGTAACAAAAGCTGCTCCAATGTGGAGAAATGACTGTAATATCTGTAAGGGTCTGCCTTGCCAAGCCACCGTCCATCCTGTCATTGCAATCCAGCATCCCGGTGCTTTGGGTCTGCAGGGCTTTGTTGTTGGCCCCAGACCTCTTCCTCACCATAATCCTATCTCCTGTGGTTCGTGGGCAGAGGAAGATAGAGTGAGTTTTGGAACTTTGCAATGAGTTTTGGAAGGGGGCTATTAAACAGAGGAGCTCTCATGAGCTGGGCAgtgacaacagcagcagcaaccgCTGCCTCTCTATTGACTTTTAATCACAGCAATGAGTCACAAATCAAGCACCACATTGTTAGCCATCTTCCAGCTATTTCATCCCCCTTTGTAGCTGCTTCCCATAACACCTGCCCTGCTTCCTCCCATCTTTCAACAAAAAAGGCAGTCTGTACATCCACTCTCACCCATTTCTTTTGCACCAAATGAGCAAGGGGCGTAGCGCTCACTTCTCATAATGGATACCTCTCTTCTGCAATATTCACAACAGAATgttcaaaacagatttttcttctgctgataTTTGAGCCCCCATGTCTCTGTTCCCATTCACTCACCTGGAGTCAGGTGTCTCTGCTTTCTTAAATCATCCAGACTTTCAGGCTCTCAGGTCCGTCTGTTCTGCTTGACTGAGCTCCACCGCTGGCTGCTCTCAGGTCTGCAGTCCTGACCCTAACACGTCTGGGGTCACCATTTAGTGGTGGACACAGGACTGACACTGAAGATGGTGGCAAGCATCAAAACCCCACTTTATTGCAAAACCCAGGCTTTTCTAGCAGTTAGCTGGTTATCAGTTTACATAGTGCTAGGGCACAAGAAATCCAAGTCAACCAATCACCATACACCACAACATGGACATGCAGCAGTCCATGCATCATGTCCCTCATGTCTCCCTACCCCTATTCCAGCTGAGACCCTCTCCCATAGTCCTCTTCTATTTAGCCAAAGCAGCAGGCCTGAGCCATGATTTCACAAGGGCAACAAGGCCCTTATTTCATCAGGCTTCACCTATATACAACAGGGTATGGAGCTACACGGACTGTCGGCCCAACCCAGGATATTTctaatcatggaatggtttgggttggaagggacctttaaaggtcacccagttccaacccccctgccatgtgcagggacaccttccactagatcagacTGCTTAaagccccgtccaacctggccttgaacacttcctggGATGTAGCATCTACagtttctctgggaaacctgttcagTGCCTCACCAATCCCACAGTGAAAAATTTCTCCCTAACATCtcatctaaacctaccctctttcagtttgaagccattctgcCTTGTCCTATCACGACATGTCCTGATAAACAGTCCCTTCCCAGGTCTCTTGTAGCCCTGTTAGACACTGAAAGAATGCAATAAGGTTTCACTGCAGGCCTtgcttctccaagctgaacaaccccaactctctcccCGTAGCCTGCCTtcacaggagagatgctccagccctctgatcaccTTCGTGGCCTTCTCTGGACTCTATCCAAAAGGACCATGTCCTTCCTGAGTTGGGGGCCCCAGAAGGGGAGGCAGAAATGCTCCGAGGAAGCTGCATTTGACAATATTAGTCCATTCACCTCACACCACCCACTTTTCCCAAGTTTTATCTTGATGAAAgttcaaaattaatttactgGAGGTACAATTAAGTTTAGAACTGCAGGGGAAACTATGCTTTTGCATTGCTCTTTGTCACAGGACAGAGCTAGCGGAACGCTCCAAATTGTGGCTGTAGGTTTATAACAAGCACCTGTCACAAGGCTGTTTCTGGCACACTGACACTTAACTGCTGGCCTCAAAAGTGTACTGCTTGCCATTTTCAAGCATGGGATTTTGCAATATGAAGAGGTGAAAGTGGCTGAGTATTTTGAGTCACTAACCAAACCACAGCTAACTCAACAAGGATCAAAATTCAGTAACCAAAGACTCTGAACAAGGACCTATCTGAAGGAGGTAaccagaaagagaagaaataagtGAGAACTTCAGAGACAgctagtttaaaagaaaatcattgGGAGAAAAGATTGGTAAAGGAGTTTCACGGTTATAATGACGGGAGAGTGTTTGGGACTTTCAGTCACATTTTGCTAAGGGTGTTCATTTCCGTGGTCCGAGGAAACACTGGAAGGCTTTGGGTAATGCCGGGAGGCCTTGATTTCCCAGACACAGCTCAGCGAAACAAGTTCCCACTCATGGTTGGGCCAGACAGTTGCGGACACAAAAGATTTATTTAGTTAAGGCACCAGCAAAGGCGATGACGGTAACTGAGGTGTATCACTGACTTGCCCCCAGCCTTCTCTGTCCCAGCTTCATCCCCCTCGCAGTTCTCACCCGAAACTCGCGGCTTTGCCCTTGGAAAGCACAATTTGGCGATGAAAGCCAGGCCCTCTCCGCCGGTCggtggcagggcagggtcccGGGGGGTACGGACTGTGGGGGCTCCCGGCCGGCCGGCGCTGCCTCGGGGACCAGCGCTGCCAACTTTCGTTCTGCATCGCCTGGGCTCGCCGGGACGCCGCGTCGCCGCCggaggggatgggaggaggaggaggaggaggaggaggaggaggaggctcaaGCTGTTCGGCGGCCGTACCTGGCGGGGCCGGGCTCCCCTCGGGGGGCCGGGGGGCCCCGCTGCCCCGGGAGCGCCTTGACCCCGCCGGCACCGCCAAGGTCAGCGCCCCgacgtgtcccctgtcccccggccgccgctgccccgccgCCGACACTTGAGAGTTTAAAGAGGCTTTTCTTCCCCGGGAGCGGCGcctgagggaaggggaaggggcaggagggggcaggcaggagggacaggcgggaggggcggggagaggctggcagggcaggagccggGCGGGGTGCTGGCTCCAACTGGAAAGGAACCGGTCCCAGCCCAGCCGGGGAGGCTGCGGGAGAGCCGGCAGCGCTGGGCAGAGCACGCCGGTCCCGGCCCCGGTCCCGGCCCCGGTCCCGGCCCGAGCAGCCGCCGCCCGCCATGGGCACCGCGCCCCCCGTCAGTgccgcggccccggggcgggcggggggcgcagCCGCGGGAGGGACGGGGGCTCCTGGCGGGGGAGGATCGACCCCGTGGCAAATGTGGGACGGGAGGACTCGGAGCGGGACCTGCAGCCTGGGCGGGGGTCAGGGAGGAGGGGGTGAGAGCAGCGGGGCTCGGGGAAGATGGGGATGCAGAGCCGGTTCGTGCAGCGGGCATGGCTTCCCGGAGCCACGGTCCTGCTGGGCGACTAATTCTGGGTTTGTGCTGTAGACTGGGTCTGTGAAGGCAGGGAAGATGccagaaggggagaaaatgaGACAATATAAGCAAGAAGAGGAGCAGCAACAGAAAGAAGAGGAGCGGGAGGGTCTCATCGAATTCTACAGTTCCTACCAGGAGCTATTCCAGTTCTTCTGCAGCAACACAACCATCCACGGGGCTATCCGCCTGGTGTGCTCCAAAAAGAATAAGATGAAGACAGCCTTCTGGTCCGtcctcttcttcctcacctTCGGCTTAATGTACTGGCAGTTCGGGATCCTCTACAGGGAGTACTTCAGCTACCCTGTCAACCTCAACCTCAACCTGAACTCCGACAGGCTGACATTCCCGGCCGTGACGCTGTGCACCCTCAATCCGTACAGGTAAGAAACAGACTTGCAGAGATGTTGAGTGCCTTGACTTTGATGGATGCAGGATAAAAGCACCTACTCTGGTTCTCCTCGTGGTCCTCGACTGTTGTAGCTGTGCTTTTCAGAGGCCTTTGCTGCCGCGGGGCACTCACAGTAAGGCATGTGAGCTTGGGCAGCTCTGCTCGGCGGTGCATTTAGCAGGCTGCGATGTAAAGTGCCACAGGGCTAGAGCAGATTAACTTCTCTCCAGCAAGGGGTTAGATTTACAGCTGGGGGCAGGAATCACCCCAGCAAACTCTGCTGCATGTCTTATTCAGAGCTGATTGTGTGCATCCAGCCCTAAACCTGCTGGTCTTCTCTCCCCCCTGCACAGATACAGCGCCATCCGAAAGCAGCTGGATAAGCTGGACGAAATCACCCACCAGACACTGCTAGACCTCTATGACTACAACATGTCTCTGCCACAGAGAGACTGGTCCACGTCGTCCTCACAAAGGCGTAGCTCAAGGAGCCTGCTCCATCACATCCAGCGCCATCCTCTGCGGAGGCAGAAGCGGGACAACTTAGTCAACCTGCCAGAGAACAGTCCCTCAGTGGACAAGAATGACTGGAAAATTGGCTTTGTTCTGGTGAGATCCCTAGATACTCCATGCCCTACCCACTCCAGTCTGCCTGGCTACTTCTGTCTTGTTAGACCCTTGGCCATGCCTTTCCTTACACAGAAGTCTGATTAATCTCCACCGGCTTTTGCTACTGACAGATAAATGCAGAGCCGAATCCTTTGCTCCATACAATCCTGCTCCCCAAAATCTATCCGTGTTCCTGCAGGCCCCAGGGAACATGTCCAGGTCAGTGTAGTCTCTCCCCAAGAGCTGGAAAACCTTGTCCTTCCTGAGGGTACATCAGCCTTGCAGTTGCTTTTGAGAGCAGTTTATCAGCATCAACTGCTGCATTGCCCAATAATAGCAAAGGAGAAAGTATTTGATGGTCCTGGGCCACCTGAAAGGTGATCATGGTCGCAATTGCTCCTAGGTAGCAGCTTCCTCGCCCCAGGGTATCTGTGTTTGCATTTAAAAAGGCACTGAAGGACTGAAGCTAATCGCTCAGCAGCTAACTGGGGTTCCCACAGGATCACAGACGTTTTTCTGGACACACCCTGAAGGAAGGGCTCCCCACGCAAGAATTTAAAGCTCCTGGTAGAATTTATGTGCATATTACCCTGCACACCTTGCTGCCTCCTGGGTCTTACTCAGCCTCGCTTATTCGCCTGGCGTTGCCCTTCCACcgaggagctgccctgggtttttttccatccaATCACCCGTTGGTCACACACAGAGTCCTGTGGAACTCTTCACTTCCTCGGTCACCTGCCTGTGCTGAGGGAGCACAGCTTATCCACGGGCGGAGCCTTGTCTCCTGGATGAGAAGACTTCTCTGACACggctcttcctcttcttcctcttcctctcaacAGTGCAATGAAAACAACGACTGTTTCCACCAGGCATACTCCTCGGGAGTGGATGCCGTGCGGGAATGGTACAGCTTTCACTACATCAATATCCTGGCACAGGTGCCTGATGCAAAAGCCCTGGACGAGTCTGACTTTGAGAATTTCATCTATGCTTGTCGCTTCAACGAGGCAACCTGTGACAAGGCGTAAGTAGTGGGAACACCCCTGGAAACACTTATTTTGTGCCTGGGGTCCAGGGAAATCAAGGAACCCACATTAGAGAGCCTCTTTTCCGAGGTGGAATTGTTCCTTGTTCAGTTCCCATTTGAAAGGTCAAAGGATCTTTCTTGAGTCTTTCCCGTGGCTTTTGCATATCAGGGCCACAGGTTCTGTGACCTGGAAGTATGAACCTTGAAGGatggttttgcctttttctgggtttcacacaaatgaaataattatacTGGTACAAACACCAGAGAGGGCACAGATGTACAGCGTAGAAGTATTTTTATTCTACCCTCCACAGTGGTAAAATGGTGCATATCAGCCCACATGAAGGAATAAGAGAGATTTGACACAAAAAGACAGTAAAAACATATCCCACTTTTCTCCTGCCATTATTGGTCAAAAAGCCCCAAGGAGGTAGTGGAATGAAAACgatctgcaaggaaagaaaagggggtAGGAAAATCTAAGAGCTTCATCAGTATTAGGAAAATAATACAGTAATTGCTAGCACTGCTAAAACCTATTTGGGCTCTGAAAAGCAGCATGAAAAACCTTGTGTAAAAACCTGTCCAGCTCCAGAACATTTTTTACAGCactttttaattgcttttcccTGTTCATGAGAGTTTACATAACAAATACTGCCCATCTGCTGtaagcccctgtccctgctgatggAAAAGAGAGTTGTTCCTTTCAGAAAGCCCTTCCCCTTGGTTTTGCAGCCCTTCTCACTCTGCTTCTGTTCCCCTCTCAGGAACTATACCCACTTCCACCATCCCTTGTATGGCAACTGCTATACCTTTAATGACAACAGCAGCAGCGTATGGACATCCTCGATGCCTGGGATCAATAATGGTGGGTGAGAGGCACTCTTTGGTGAGTACGCTCACCAAAAGCTTACTCTTTTAGCttacttttctgttttccctagGAGCTACAGGcatcctgctgtgctcagtACTGGTGGTGGCAGattgcagccctgctctgtctcGCCCAAGCTGCTTTCACCCATCTGGAGAGAGCTGTCTTATGGACGTGGCTGCCCCTCACCACTGCCCACTGAACTCTCTCTCCCTCATCAGTGCCTGATCCTTATGCTCTTTGTGTCCTCTGGGCATCTGTTGGCCCTTCCTCAAGTCCTCTGCTGAGCCATAGTCCTGGTCTTCaccttccccatttcccccttcaAGAAACTGACCTGTTTGTGTTCCTAAACTCCCTGAAAGCTCTCCAGACCACATCTTCAGGCTTTTCTTCCATCTGGCTTCAAGTTTCTCCATTAAATCTCTCTCAGTTCCCAGTTCTGTCTTTTTCTAAGCCACGGTGATTAAATCCAGTTTTCACTGGCCTCTTCTGGAGCCTCCAGCTTTTTCTCTGGCCTCCCTCCAACCACCCTCTATTGCTGCCAGGCTTTGGTGCAGCCCTGGTTGATGTCTGTCTTCTCCTTTATCTCTTTCAGACTTCCTTCTAAGCATCCTGCTCTCccttctctgctgcagcacagctagCCATGACCTCCCTGGCTCTCTGGTGTTCCCTCAGGTCTCTCCCTGGTGGTACGCACCGAACAGAACGATTTCATCCCTCTGCTGTCCACGGTGACAGGAGCCAGGGTCATGGTCCATGATCAGAATGAGCCAGCCTTCATGGATGATGGGGGCTTCAACGTTCGTCCTGGCATCGAGACCTCCATCAGCATGAGAAAGGTGAGCAAGCAGAAGGGGGGAGAGCTCTGGATGGGAGGTTTAACTTGGTGGACCAGCAGTGTGTGTTTAAGGGAAGGGACTAATCCCATGGAGTGAAGGGAGAGGAAGAACAGCTTGCTGGACTAGATGAGAAGCATTTGGCTACAGTTTATCAGTGAACAACGAAATGGAGGCAAGCAGGGGGAGCTGGCATCCCGAGGAAAGCATAAAGAGCAGAGACTGATGGATGAGCAGTGTGTGGTTGGGAGAGTGGGAAGAGGACAGCAAAGTGGAGCTGTTGTGTGCAGCGAGAGTCTGCTCTTGCAGGAGATGACCGAGCGCCTTGGGGGCAGTTACAGCGACTGCACAGAGGATGGCAGTGACGTGCCAGTGCAAAACCTGTACTCATCCCGCTACACCGAGCAGGTAACTCAAACCTGTACTCATCCCGCTACACCGAGCAGGTAACTCAAACCTGTACTCATCCCGCTACACCGAGCAGGTAACTCACCGAGCTGATCCCTTCTGGGTCACATTGGTTCTCCTCTTTCctgacatgctccagccccctgATGGCCCTGCCTTTCCTTGGGCTCTGTTAATAGTGATACAGGCACGGTGAGTTTGGTTCCCTTGATCAGCCTTTTCCACCTTATGTGCCTCCCAGGTCTGCATTCGCTCCTGCTTCCAGCTCAACATGGTAGAGCGCTGTGGCTGTGCATATTACTTCTatcccctgcccagcagagcagagtaCTGTGACTACACAAAGCACAAGGCCTGGGGTGAGTGGACAGCAGGGATAGCAGAGCTCGTGCCCACCTGAACCTGTTTGGTCCAGCCCACgtcccagcacatcccttcgTCTTCAATGAGCTTCCTGGTGTGAGACATCCAAAAGACAGTCTTGCCTTGAATGATTAACCCCTTGTGGAAGGAAACCTCTTCTGGGTTCCCCTTGCTGTCACATAGCACCTTTTGTCTAAAGATACTGTGAGCTTACCTGGATGTACTTTCTTTGCTGTTCAGGCTACTGCTATTACAAACTCCTGGCTGAATTCAAAGCTGACGTGCTGGGCTGTTTCCACAAGTGTCGGAAACCTTGCAAGTAGGTTGATCATCAGTCAGGCAGGAAGATTGGAAAGTATTCCCAGAAGTGTTGGGAAGCATTCACTGATGGGCAGAAGCTTGAGTCAATGGCTGAGCCCCAAACTGAAATGGTATTTCTCCCATCAGGAAGCCAAAATGGCTGAGGAGCATGTGGGTTGGCTTAGGGGTGAGCTCCCAAGGACTGTGCATTCCACATGGTGGGAAGTGGGTGGAACTTCAGCATGGGAGGGAATCTCCAGGTGTGCCTGAGGATGGTGAGACCTGGCCCTGTGGCTCCTACAGCTTTGCCAACTAACACAGCCTCCCCTTGCCTTGCAGAATGACAGAATACCAGCTGTCAGCTGGATACTCCCACTGGCCTTCTGCTGTCTCAGAGGTAAGGAGAGGGTGTCCTGGCTTCCCAGCACTCCTCCCACCTCCCATTTAGTCCTTCCTCAACGGGTACTAAACCTGCAGGAGGTGACTGTGATCGTGTGACACAATGTTTTGCACTTTCATTTCAGGACTGGGTTTTCTACATGCTTTCACAACAGAACAAATACAATATCACATCCAAGAGGTGAGAGCCCCTAAACAGAGACTGTCTCCAAACCAGAAACCATCCCAGTGGAATGTGTGTGTTGGAAATGTTAGAGTTAAGATTAAATTACTGATGGGAAGAGATCAGGCATGGGACCTGTGGACAAGGGCAGTGGATTTGAGTCAGAGTAGATGTATAGCCAGACTTCGGCAAGGACTGGGGACCCAAGTGAAAAAATTTGAAAGAGGTCAGATGCTGATATGAAAATAGTAAGCCTCAGCACTTGCTGTGTGTTTTGGAGACACAGAAGGTGCTTGTGGAAAAGTGGGAAGGAGAGCTGTGTGAGAGCTTTTGCCACAAACACTGGGTTTTTAAAGTACAGTGTCAGAAGTGCAAAGTACCAAAGACTGTATTTAGGGCAGAATGAGAACTGCAGAGATGGGAGAAAGCCTCTGGGTAGTACGTGTGGGAGAAGGACAGGGGGCAGAAGGGGACAATTAGGCTTAGTGAAGAAATGCAGGGATTGAGGAGTTGGGGTTACTGAGCGTCATCTCTCATTCACAGGAACGGAGTTGCCAAAGTGAATATCTTTTTTAAGGAGTGGAACTACAAGACCAATGGGGAGTCTCCAGCCTTCACGGTACACACTTTACTACCGTGTCTTCTCTGGCCACCTGTTCCCCCACGATGTCCCTCCACTGTGGCAAGCTTTTGTTCCAGCAGCATTGCTGGatattgtttcttttccttgggcagggtgaggggaacctccccccagccccacaggcaagagggagcaggcagggaggcaaAGTCCCAGATGAGGGCTGTTGTCACTGCTCTTTCTCCATCTCCTGCAGGTTGTGACTCTGCTGTCCCAGCTTGGGAACCAGTGGAGTCTCTGGTTTGGATCCTCTGTCCTGTCTGTGATGGAGCTTGCAGAGCTGGTTCTGGATTTCATTGCCATCACCTTTATCCTGGGTTTCCGCTGGTTCCGCTCCCGGCAGAAGCTGCCTGCCGCAGTGCCCCCCCTGAACAGCCAGGATAACGCCGCTTTCCAAGACGAGGCACCGGCGCTCCGTGCTCCTCATCGCTTCACCGTGGAGGCTGTAGTGACCACGCTGCCCTCCTACAACAGCCTGGAACCACGTGGGCcaagcagggatggggaggagggacACGAGtgaggcagcagcttcctgcaCTGTTTCACTGgtggctggcagctggagcagagactGCACTCTTTGTCTGCGGGGCCTGCGTTTCCTTCTTTCTGGGGTGCTGCACATGGACCACAGCAAAAGACTGCTCCATGGTCCGCCTGGGCTTGTTTCTTTCACTTCTATAGGCACATTCTTCACTCTCATAAAACACTATTGCTGTGGGATCACCAGGGATGAGAGTTGATCTAGTGTATGTGTGGGGGAGATGTCCTCCAGATTTCCTTATGCTCTGTGCATGTGCACACCTACACGTGCAGGCatgctttcctttccctccaaCAAGGATGCTGCCACAGTTCTGGTCTGTCATTAATTAAAGAGGTTTGGCAGGTGTGACTGGCCTCCTCTGTGGTATAACAAGGAACAGGAATGGAGTCTTAGCTGGGGTACAAATCTCTCAACAGGCTGAGCTTTGTTAAGCTTTCCGTAAACTGGTTGCTCTTTCCTCGTTCTTCATGAGCTCTGATCCCAAGACTGTGTCACCTACCCTCTCCTCCCCCCAGGAGAGGCTCCTTGAGACAAGAGCCATTGGCACGATCTCAATCTGTATTACACACAATGCTCTAGAGAGGTGCTCCAAGCTTGCTGCCACTCCCAGGTCTGGGACAAAACACCCCTGGCAAAATAAAGGCTCCCTTTTCAAGCTGCCTTTGTGGCATTGGTAGATCTTGGATGTCCCCCCTTCCTTGGGATACACCATACATGTGTACATCCAGCTGATTGTTTGCCAATAGCTCTGGGACAAATCGATCTCTACAATTTCTTAACCCTCCCAGTTTTCTTCCTgagggaaataaaaagtttGGCAGGATTATGAAcaccctccaaaaatcccaaatggtACCTCTGCTGCAATGGGATCCTGCAAGAGAGgctcagagcagtgcaggtCATGCAGTGCACATTCTGCTCCTCCCAGTCCTTGTCTGGTCCTCCCACAGAAACTCTGCTAAGCCTCTTGTTCCTGAGGGAAGCACAGGAAAGTACTGCAGGCTTTAATCAAAAGTGCTTCCAAGGAAAGCTTTAGCCTATTTGATTGGACCATATGGGCAAAAACGGTCCTCTTCTCAGGAACTAACTGGGGGACCTTTGTATGAGAGAGCACGTTTCTTGCAGTGCTTGCCATGCTCTTTTTCTTACAAATACTCAGACTTCTGCTGCAATGGTGTTTGCTCTGCACTTTATGGGGTATCAAGAGAGCAAGGGTGATGTCCTTAAAAAACAGGATTATCCACTTCACAGGACAAACAGAGATACCAGAATTTAAGCAGTTTAGGCAAAGACCTGTGGAACCCTGTAACAAGTCACACTGCTAACAGCcacttttgaatttaaaaactaCTTAAtcataacaaaagaaaaattgaagctgttttaaaatttaaggtAGACGCACTGCCCTTGGGAAGTTGGAGGAGTTTACTGCAATATCTAAATTGTTGCCTAATTTTTCCCTTTGAGATGCTAAACACATGCTGGTTGTACTACTCCTGCCTTGATTACCTAAAAGCACTTTCCAATTCCCAGCAGAgtgattttattctttttcacatacacacacaaatgctATGTTCTTTATTGCACAAATATTCCTGCTTTTACAAATTTtatcccagtgcccagctgaTAATTCTTGTTTGAAAGTGAAGATAATGTCTCTCTGCTAGGAATGGAAGCTTGCAATCTGGGAGGTGTCCTTCAGCAAGGGTGACAGtccagcaggagggaggggcCTGAAACAAGCACTTAAGAGGTGTGGAAACATGTATTCCTCCTAGGAGGCCCcccactagaaaaaaaatcagagcttctgcaaacatgaaaaaaatccattttctaaATGAAGTAAAAAAGAGTGAGCAATCAATGAAATCTCAAAATTGCCTCTGTGAAGGTACTTTCATGTTCTGTAAAAACACTGCCCAAGAGGCAGAGGTAAAAGCTAGGTTTAGTTGCTCAAAGTAACTTTGGCcacaattaaaatacaaaaggcAAGCAGATAGAGGAGCTAGGATGCTGCACCCAGTTCTTGGTCACAAATTCAGTACTGCAGACTGATGCATTGGGTGTTTTCTAGCACATGAATGAGCAAAAACCTGACACTGGACACAAAGCTGTTTGCTTCACAAAGCCACCTTTAGATCAAGAAAGGATAAAGAGCAGGTGCAACACCTCAAAACAGTCTTTGTATACCATAAACATACAGTGATTCATATGGTAAGTATGATATTTCCTCAGTATCCAAAGAGTAAGACACGATTCTTCACATCACAGAACCATAAATAACCTTGTAATAACCATAAAATTGATGAGACCTGCTGCATCATGCATAGTCAAGTGGGTGATTAAAGCAAGATTAATCAGAGGCATAACTACTTGAAACAGTAAGTTCTCTTCATCAATAAAGAAATACAGCTGCAGAAGGTGGTGATGTATTCCCTGGGGGAAGCTTGAACCATATCCTATCTGTTCCATACGAGtgttaaaatgcaaaaaaaaatgggCTTTGATGAACTCAAAGTAATGGCACCATTCAGGATAGCTGTAAATCCAGAATTAAAAGCCTGTACAAATGTGAAGCAGTTATACAAGTTGGTAAATAGATGAGCCCTCCCTGACCTGCGAATCAGTGCAAAAATTGCCATCTTGGGAGAAATCAGGGGCTTGTTCCAGAAATAATCCCTACATTTCTTGTAGGCTGCCAAGACCACAAATGAGCTCAGCAGATGTATAGTGAGCTTGGCCTGGCTGAAAACAAGAGGCAaggccagcagtgctggagtaAGAGCCCAAAAAATGGGAGTGTTTCACTGAGAACATGAAAAAttggagaaaagggaagaaagtaTGCAAGTATGGGGATCTGCAGGTCAGCAAAAGGCAAATTAAAGGTCTGAGCTGGGGTGAATT
The nucleotide sequence above comes from Molothrus aeneus isolate 106 chromosome 2, BPBGC_Maene_1.0, whole genome shotgun sequence. Encoded proteins:
- the SCNN1A gene encoding amiloride-sensitive sodium channel subunit alpha is translated as MPEGEKMRQYKQEEEQQQKEEEREGLIEFYSSYQELFQFFCSNTTIHGAIRLVCSKKNKMKTAFWSVLFFLTFGLMYWQFGILYREYFSYPVNLNLNLNSDRLTFPAVTLCTLNPYRYSAIRKQLDKLDEITHQTLLDLYDYNMSLPQRDWSTSSSQRRSSRSLLHHIQRHPLRRQKRDNLVNLPENSPSVDKNDWKIGFVLCNENNDCFHQAYSSGVDAVREWYSFHYINILAQVPDAKALDESDFENFIYACRFNEATCDKANYTHFHHPLYGNCYTFNDNSSSVWTSSMPGINNGLSLVVRTEQNDFIPLLSTVTGARVMVHDQNEPAFMDDGGFNVRPGIETSISMRKEMTERLGGSYSDCTEDGSDVPVQNLYSSRYTEQVCIRSCFQLNMVERCGCAYYFYPLPSRAEYCDYTKHKAWGYCYYKLLAEFKADVLGCFHKCRKPCKMTEYQLSAGYSHWPSAVSEDWVFYMLSQQNKYNITSKRNGVAKVNIFFKEWNYKTNGESPAFTVVTLLSQLGNQWSLWFGSSVLSVMELAELVLDFIAITFILGFRWFRSRQKLPAAVPPLNSQDNAAFQDEAPALRAPHRFTVEAVVTTLPSYNSLEPRGPSRDGEEGHE